The sequence TTGGCTCATTGCAGAAACGAATTTCACTTTGGCTCATTTAGGTAATTTGCAACTTCCCTTGGTTTATTCTAGTTTTTTGCCCTTTAATTTCAGTTCAGTATATAAATAAAATTGACTATCAATGATTATTAagataaaagtttttttttattcttgagtACTGATGATTGATTGATAGGATTtcgaatttttttaaaagaagaaaattgAGAAGATGAAATGTTACAAGaaagtttttgttatgttttttttaataaaagaaagaagataTGACTTAATAATAACGTTGTTAACATATACGTTATTTACTCTGTTAATAATTCATATAAATTTAACAGTAGAATAATATTGaattcatttaaaattttttaaaatataaataaaatatttaaaacgttaaaaaataaattaaaattatatacaaatttttaaaaataataacgcAATAACCgaaccttttctttcttttaatcttttctgTATTAACAATGACCCAATGGCTTTGTAAACCCAAATCAAAGTGATCCAATTCCAAATTACTAATTGAAACAAAAACAAAAGTGACAAAATCATAAAAAAGGAcaccaaaacaaaaataaaataaaaccattTTGACTCAAACTCTCACTCCGCAATAGCTCCAGAAAGTTAGTAAAAAAACACACTTAAGTATCAATCAATTAGTCAAATAATTAACTCACCATTTACTTAATCAAGTGTGGGTGGGAGTTCAAATCCCAACATCAGTCATATATCCGTTATAATAANNNNNNNNNNNNNNNNNNNNNNNNNNNNNNNNNNNNNNNNNNNNNNNNNNNNNNNNNNNNNNNNNNNNNNNNNNNNNNNNNNNNNNNNNNNNNNNNNNNNNNNNNNNNNNNNNNNNNNNNNNNNNNNNNNNNNNNNNNNNNNNNNNNNNNNNNNNNNNNNNNNNNNNNNNNNNNNNNNNNNNNNNNNNNNNNNNNNNNNNNNNNNNNNNNNNNNNNNNNNNNNNNNNNNNNNNNNNNNNNNNNNNNNNNNNNNNNNNNNNNNNNNNNNNNNNNNNNNNNNNNNNNNNNNNNNNNNNNNNNNNNNNNNNNNNNNNNNNNNNNNNNNNNNNNNNNNNNNNNNNNNNNNNNNNNNNNNNNNNNNNNNNNNNNNNNNNNNNNNNNNNNNNNNNNNNNNNNNNNNNNNNNNNNNNNNNNNNNNNNNNNNNNNNNNNNNNNNNNNNNNNNNNNNNNNNNNNNNNNNNNNNNNNNNNNNNNNNNNNNNNNNNNNNNNNNNNNNNNNNNNNNNNNNNNNNNNNNNNNNNNNNNNNNNNNNNNNNNNNNNNNNNNNNNNNNNNNNNNNNNNNNNNNNNNNNNNNNNNNNNNNNNNNNNNNNNNNNNNNNNNNNNNNNNNNNNNNNNNNNNNNNNNNNNNNNNNNNNNNNNNNNNNNNNNNNNNNNNNNNNNNNNNNNNNNNNNNNNNNNNNNNNNNNNNNNNNNNNNNNNNNNNNNNNNNNNNNNNNNNNNNNNNNNNNNNNNNNNNNNNNNNNNNNNNNNNNNNNNNNNNNNNNNNNNNNNNNNNNNNNNNNNNNNNNNNNNNNNNNNNNNNNNNNNNNNNNNNNNNNNNNNNNNNNNNNNNNNNNNNNNNNNNNNNNNNNNNNNNNNNNNNNNNNNNNNNNNNNNNNNNNNNNNNNNNNNNNNNNNNNNNNNNNNNNNNNNNNNNNNNNNNNNNNNNNNNNNNNNNNNNNNNNNNNNNNNNNNNNNNNNNNNNNNNNNNNNNNNNNNNNNNNNNNNNNNNNNNNNNNNNNNNNNNNNNNNNNNNNNNNNNNNNNNNNNNNNNNNNNNNNNNNNNNNNNNNNNNNNNNNNNNNNNNNNNNNNNNNNNNNNNNNNNNNNNNNNNNNNNNNNNNNNNNNNNNNNNNNNNNNNNNNNNNNNNNNNNNNNNNNNNNNNNNNNNNNNNNNNNNNNNNNNNNNNNNNNNNNNNNNNNNNNNNNNNNNNNNNNNNNNNNNNNNNNNNNNNNNNNNNNNNNNNNNNNNNNNNNNNNNNNNNNNNNNNNNNNNNNNNNNNNNNNNNNNNNNNNNNNNNNNNNNNNNNNNNNNNNNNNNNNNNNNNNNNNNNNNNNNNNNNNNNNNNNNNNNNNNNagttatcattttttattttgggcCACACAATAATGGCCTTTTACTCAACGTTCAAAGCCCATAGTAAATCtcgtccaaagaaaaaaaagccCATACTAACCAAACTTGACAAGGTGCTTTTTGTTGGATAGTGGTGGGGACTCGGAGAATAAAAGAGGAGCATGTAAATGAAAGAAACAGAACTTGCTAGAAATCTAGAATACTCTATAAACTTCAAAACACTAATTAATTTACTCAAcactattttattatttctttcaaTAGCTCCATTCAAATTCagtcaataataaaatttattatattaaatatgcttttttttttataaaatttaaattccaTAAAATATTATCAATTGATGAGAATTCCATATCTAGAAAATTCTCTTCCTTTAACCATTATCAACTTTGACAACTTTTATGGTAATGAATCTCCagcctttttattttttctggtAAAATGCTCAGCCATTTTTAATACtgtagagtttaattttaatccTTATTAGTCAATCAATTAAATATGATAGAATAcgttttttttatctaatttaatGAGTTATTAATTTGAGTCAAATTTAttcattaattaaaaagaaatcttTCATACTAATATTTTTACAAATTTaacaaatacataaattaaaattattaaaattattttttttgttatttttaataaataaaaaacaaatacaTTAAATATTNNNNNNNNNNNNNNNNNNNNNNNNNNNNNNNNNNNNNNNNNNNNNNNNNNNNNNNNNNNNNNNNNNNNNNNNNNNNNNNNNNNNNNNNNNNNNNNNNNNNNNNNNNNNNNNNNNNNNNNNNNNNNNNNNNNNNNNNNNNNNNNNNNNNNNNNNNNNNNNNNNNNNNNNNNNNNNNNNNNNNNNNNNNNNNNNNNNNNNNNNNNNNNNNNNNNNNNNNNNNNNNNNNNNNNNNNNNNNNNNNNNNNNNNNNNNNNNNNNNNNNNNNNNNNNNNNNNNNNNNNNNNNNNNNNNNNNNNNNNNNNNNNNNNNNNNNNNNNNNNNNNNNNNNNNNNNNNNNNNNNNNNNNNNNNNNNNNNNNNNNNNNNNNNNNNNNNNNNNNNNNNNNNNNNNNNNNNNNNNNNNNNNNNNNNNNNNNNNNNNNNNNNNNNNNNNNNNNNNNNNNNNNNNNNNNNtgaaataaattctatttttatttgaaaaaatttattacatcactagaattaaaaaaatgtaaactttgaatttttttatttatagaaaGAGAGTTAAACACATCTaatacatataattaattaattacacaTTATTACGTAATTTTGTTAATATAGTTGCATAAATAAAATACTTTATATtgatttattatttcaaaataaaagttgcaaAGAACACAAAGATTAGAGAGTGTGGAGAAGGCGAATGGGAAGATCGTCAGATATGGACGCCGAGATGACGGAGGTGGCGCCGTCTGCGGCGGAGGCACCGCCGCTAGGGGCGGTTCCGTCGAGCTCCGGCGAAAGTGACTCCGTACGCGACTTACTCACATTGGCTCGCCAATTCATCAATCAAGGAAAACCTTCCCAAGCTCTCCAAGCTGTAATCTTTTTTCATTTCtctctttcaattttattttattcttccaaTTCTATTAAATCAACTATGTTTATCTTCATTCCAATCGTTAATTTGCATAAagttttcttttttgttattaCTTCACTGGAATCgtagctttttcttttctttgtacaaTTTTGGTCACTTGTGAagttttgtttatttgtttattttaattttttttttatatatgcgaGGTTTGAATTAATTCAATACTGTTTTGTGCAATGGTATATAGAGCATGCTTACCTTGCTGAGTAAACTAGCCAAATCAGTTGTGTATGTTGGATAAATCAAATTATATATGAACATTGTTTTGGGATGATTACCATAACTAGTTTAGAATTTACCAAATGAGTAACTTTTTATTTGTTGGTTTTGTTTATTGATTACATCTGCATGGTGGATTTCAAAATATGATTCTGGGGTTGGTGACTTTTTTATGATCAAACTCCCTTAAAATGCTTTGAAGACTTAGTGGGGAATTTTGCTTAACTCATTGCAAATGTTTAGTACACTGTTCTTACTTTCTACATGAACAATCTAGCTACTTGTTTTTGGAAAGCAGCATAATTTTAGCATACATTCGGAATGTTTAGAATTTAGAACACCCCTGTTTTGGAGTTTTTAAATGATGGAATGGAAATGGAAGACTATCATTTAAAATTCTCCATTATTGGATTTCTATGTACATTTTACGAGTGATGATAGAGCATCCGAAAAATCTTCCGACTAGGTGAAGTATACGGTAAATCGAAACTATGTTTTGATAACCTTAAAAAGCAATCCATTATAACTTTTCATTCATTTAGTGATTAGGAGAATGCTTATGGTGATGAGATAGGAGGATAAATCATTTCACACTTTTAAAGTCCTCCTAATTTTAGGATTTCAAATATACGAACAAAGGAAGCACAACCTAGGCATGCTGTGTGTAAACATGACTTCATACTTTTCTGGAAGAAAAATCAATAAGCCTTGGCATCAGTAAAATGAATATTTCTTTTCATGTTTTTGGTTTTTATTCAACAAATGGCTCTTGGTTGGAGGTTTTTGTATCCAACTCTGCGTACATGATACGTTGTAGGAGATCATAGCCTGAATTTTCACCAACGCATCGTGGCAGCAGGCAGGagagaattttattttttttattctaatgtTTCGAGAACCCTGACAATCAAGTGATTTCAGTATTATCAGTTACTCCACAGAGTCGATGATCTTTTTTCTTCTCTGATAAATGAGGAGATAATATATTTCAATGTGATATGTGTGAAACTTAATCATGTTTATAGACAGATACTAAAATTTTTGGCCATTCTTTTGGTGGctgatgtgttttttttttttaaacggaAACAGGTAATTGTAGCAATGAAATCCAAAGGTGGGGATGAAGCTGTATTTCAGTCCTTGCATCGTGCTCGTGAGgtgtatagaagtagacttcaaGACAATGCTGCTGTTGACCAGCTAGCTTCTTTGTTTGCTGAGTGCGCCATTGCCGAAGCTCAGCCTGTAATAATTGAACCATCTGCAACTAACACCCTCGTCCCTTCAATTGCCAGCCCGTCAATTTCTTCTGATGCTCATGGGACGTCCATACTGGCTGAAACCGGCAGGATGCAAGTAGTATTGGATGCGGTTTCAGACGGAAGCAGCTTCATCTGTTTGAAGTGTGGGGGCCTTGTTAGTAATCATCGTAAAGACGAGCACTATGCATACTGGTGCTCTTAACCCCAATGCTTTGTGTAGAGCGAACCGAAATCATGAGCCGAAATCATGCTTGTTGATGCTTTTCTATGCATTTTCAAGATCAAGTTTTCTAATATCTTGGAAGTGAAGCTTTGAATGCCTTATACTTGGTCTTTGAAACATTCATGTCAATGTTATAGTAAAGTTTACATTAGCAAACTTTTTTCTCTTTGAAGAATTTAATGCTGTAAAACCATAGTGGTTCAGTAGTTCAGTAGTTGAGTCACCAATACAGAAAATTTTCTGAGTATAAGACTTGGTGTGATTGATGTCCATTTGGACTCTAAATGCTACATTTGAGCCACAAGAGTACATTGTTCTCTCCTATGTTTACTCTTTTTTGCGGATTTTTTGTATGTAATGATGATGAGTTGTAAGATAATGGAGATAAATGATTTAGCTCTTGTCATTTTGTCataattctttcttctttagGGGTTTCCATTATTATGCTCCTTTTTCGGGCATGCTTTCAGTACCATTAATCTTGCTTTATTAAATTGGGTTGACACAATGGTAGAACCATGATTCTTTGTTGTATTGAATTACAACtatgattattattttttttgggttCTTTTTGCAACATGGCAATGGATACCGTGGGAACAATTAAACAGCAAAATACAACTAGTAAATTGTTGCTTGGGAAATGTTGTGATTATTTTATCTTGTACATTGAGTTGGTGCATATTTGTTCACTATAAATTGGAGTGAAACTTATTTTATGTGGATTTTAAGACCCATactaatagtaaaaaaatatgtATCAACTTAGCGTATGAGACACAAATAAGTATAAACATTAcatattctctctcttttttctttttttgacatcttgcttgctttttttttttttaccgaagATATGGAGACTcgaagagactatgccatttgagctattgctTGCTTAAATAcaaaatgaaagtgaaaatgTACCCCAACACCAAGTTGATTGACTGGTAGCCAAACCCAATTTCTTTTCAGTGGTCTTATATTAGAAAtgatttaaaataaaaggaatggTAAGATAGAAACAATAACAAGTCCAAATAGAGAAGATGTGGACTAAAATTAAAATCCCTTTCAATATAGTAACTAATGTTCTTTACACACAAAAAACCTTATAGACAAGAAAAATAATACACAGAAGAATTTTCCCTCTGTTGGTACATGACAAAGCAATGTTACAGTACTTATATCAACAAAAATCAATGTGACCCAAACATGACGAGACCACAAAAACTTACAGTAAGGTATTAAAAAAGACCCTTAATAATACATATTTCCACTAGAAAAAAGAATATTTCCTTTTTTGTTCCCCTCTAGTATTGATATGGACAGACTCAGACTATTCTCCAATGCTTATAAAGCAAACAACTATCTCCTATGCTTCAATTATTAGGGTAGCTGTTTGGCAACATTGCAGCACACCTCACACAATGCTCCAAATGCATCAACTATGGAAACTTTCCAGTATTGCACAGTATTAACAAAGACTGATAGCGGTATATATAATGTCAGCAACCATTTATACTACACTGCAGCAAGAAACAAGATTGTCAGATCAGATCAATGCATCTTATAAAAGAAATTGTTTGGATAACAGTAACTGAGTAATAATTAGATGAGAAGATATTAGAGAATATAATTTCTGAAGCATTTCTGAAGTATAATGTGTACTTTTAGAGAATAAAATGCACATTGTAACCTTTGATGAAAAACAAAGGGCATCATCTTAAAGTAAACCCTGCACCTTAGAGGAGACACTCATTTTGAAAGCTTGTGTAGCAGCAGAAGTGATTGCTTGAAGTAAGAATAATATACATTATAAATAGTCATTACCCGCACCTAGTTTTATGTTCTTTCCAATGCCTTGTGTCCAGAATTATTCATGTAGAAAAAAACAAATGAATACTGAGCCACACCAAACGGCTGATCAAAGAGAGGATCACTTCCTATGTTGCAAGGCACGGGGACGTGGCTTGGCTCTCATGATCGTCTCATCACTATGTCGTATCAATTCGGAAAGTCTCCATGGCTTCTGCCACTTCCACTTAAATTGTAGTAGCCACTGATGATGGCTTCTTTTCCACCTCCATAGCTTGCCAGATGCTTGTCCTGCCATTGCCAATTTTTTCATTGGCAACTGCCCGATGGGTACCATCTGCATCGAAAGAAAATCTCACATACTTGGTCTTATAAAAATATGTTTGCCAGTTTCACATGAATGCAGAACAAATTACCCTTTTACTCTCATCTATAAATGCTGCTGATTGCCTCACTTGGCCATTAACAATGCCTGGTGTATATTTTCGCTGTTTCTGAGCTTGCACGGAATCTGGAGACAATGGTCCCGTATCTTCATCAGCATTATGCTTCAATGAATTTGGAGAGTTTCCCTGTTATATCAAGTGATGATAAATTAACAACTAAAATTACAGTGATGACAATAGTATTATGGCCTGTGCCTTAAACGGTTTGAATTATTTGCTTCAAGTTTGGTTTACAGTTTACTTGGTATGCTAGTACGAACAGTTTATGTTTGAAAAAGAAAACCATTAATATGTATGATAAGTATTTTGACATATTATGCCCAAGAAACCGAGGTGGTATGCCATGGTTAATTTCTTCTAAATATGTGAGTTAATTTTTGCTGAGAGCTTTAcagttatgtattttattttcaaaatcttcgtTGATTTTTCCTTGAATAATAGGCAGACAAGATCTTACAGAAGGTGGTGCTGCCAATGTTGTTGCAACGGCATGCTCCCTCACCTTTAGCTCCTTCTCAACTTCCTTCCTCTTGATCTCACTTTGCCGTAATAGACCAACAAGTTCTTTGATTTGATCTTTCATTTCCTTGATCTCAATGTCCTTCTCCCATAGTTGGCACCTGCAGTCATCGTCTCGtacattaaatttaaataatagtaCAAGCGAGCCAATATAAGCCACTCAACAAAATACAAATGCTGTATACTCATTTAACGAGATTTAAATTATTGCAATCAATTATCATAATGTCAAGCCATTTGTTAAAGGAAACTTTTAAAACCTAAAAGGCACCTTCCCTCTCTGTATGTAGTTATTGCATTGAAAATAATGATAGAATTATCAAGATATAGAAGCCAGACTTATACGTGTAAAGGACACCAAATCATGTCAATGGCCCTTTGTAGTTCTATTTCTATGAGCTCATTTCATCCTTTAAAGAAAAGTAGAAAATATGATACATTATTGTTCTAAAATTTACAAGAATTACCAAACTTCCTGGTTCCAATAAGTGAGTTTCTTTGTTGAATTGGGTCAGATTTGCAAATTTGAAATAGATCAAGAGAAAGATAGAAAGTGATTAAGGATTAAAAAGTGCACCTAGCATCTGCAACAGAATTAAACATATATTGAAGCAGATTCTTGGCTTCTCCCATTGAGCGTAACTGGTTCCAGCGTCCACGACTAGTGAAAGCCCGTTCTCGTTCTTCTGCCTCAGAAAGTTGAGAAGCCATTGCCACAAGTGAATTAGATGATATGCTCAGCATGCTCTCAAGTGAAGCTATTCTGGCCATTCTTGCATTTGGTGGCATGGACAACACTCTGAGAAATATGGCAAGTGTTAAAAAGCCATTGAGCAGAGAGAGCTATCCTTTTAGATTCCATGTGTTTATTATTTGAAAGAGAGAATTTTTTCAAGATGTAAAGAGGTAAAAAACTAACAAATAtaattattgtatttatttaaaaACAAGGAATACCTAGCAAATCCATTCTTCCCTCTTGGAGGACTGAGACCTTTTGCAGCAAACTCATTTACTTGCTTCAGCAAGGATAACTCTTCTGCAAGGGCAGCTCGCCTGAGGATTACATTCAAATTAAGAATCAGAAAAAGAATCAATGACATTATGACAACAATACAAATCAATTAGTACGAAAAGTAATTAGTGAACATAAGTTACATACACTTCGCTTTGCTTCTCA is a genomic window of Arachis ipaensis cultivar K30076 chromosome B06, Araip1.1, whole genome shotgun sequence containing:
- the LOC107605643 gene encoding uncharacterized protein LOC107605643, translated to MGRSSDMDAEMTEVAPSAAEAPPLGAVPSSSGESDSVRDLLTLARQFINQGKPSQALQAVIVAMKSKGGDEAVFQSLHRAREVYRSRLQDNAAVDQLASLFAECAIAEAQPVIIEPSATNTLVPSIASPSISSDAHGTSILAETGRMQVVLDAVSDGSSFICLKCGGLVSNHRKDEHYAYWCS